Proteins encoded together in one Rossellomorea sp. y25 window:
- a CDS encoding glycoside hydrolase domain-containing protein, translating to MRVTPGYTILFAVLIMAISGFISFYNIGKNNSMDNKATIIITNTVENNIYGSVGKVDTVISNQVSNGTANLENNIMNNGNGDGNGEISSSIENDVNKTSGDLKNNITNSVEGDGNYRFSNSTQNELGDEADINVRNTVENKASGTDGDPPSPSPEVMWGIDSASETTESFYACVRENFGDPTVFGRYLETRENISRGLTPQQVSLIHSKGDYILPIFNNFNDATGYENGVNEAREAIGYAQDLGIPSGVALFADIEPTYPVDAEFIRGWFETISASSYESGIYGIFDPQRALYQSYNAAVQSNNAILEENYIWTASPNVGITTQAEAPEFNPEAPEGSLALAWQYGIDADTCNIDTNLFDGELLKVLWKPGS from the coding sequence ATGAGGGTTACACCAGGATATACCATTCTATTTGCTGTTCTCATTATGGCGATCTCAGGCTTTATTTCCTTTTATAACATTGGTAAAAACAACTCCATGGACAATAAAGCCACTATAATCATCACCAATACGGTTGAAAATAACATCTACGGCAGTGTTGGAAAAGTGGATACCGTCATCTCTAATCAGGTGTCGAACGGGACTGCCAATTTGGAAAACAATATAATGAACAATGGCAACGGAGATGGGAACGGAGAAATCAGTAGTTCTATCGAAAATGATGTTAATAAAACCTCCGGGGACCTAAAAAACAATATTACAAACTCCGTTGAAGGAGATGGAAATTACAGGTTTTCAAATTCCACCCAAAACGAGCTCGGTGACGAAGCTGATATCAATGTACGTAATACGGTAGAAAATAAGGCAAGCGGGACTGATGGAGATCCACCGTCACCGTCCCCCGAAGTTATGTGGGGTATCGATTCCGCCAGTGAAACAACGGAGAGCTTTTATGCCTGTGTAAGAGAAAACTTTGGGGACCCGACCGTTTTTGGACGCTATCTTGAGACAAGGGAGAACATCTCCAGAGGGCTTACACCCCAGCAGGTTTCTTTGATCCATTCAAAAGGAGACTATATCCTCCCTATCTTTAACAATTTTAACGATGCCACTGGCTATGAAAATGGAGTTAATGAAGCAAGAGAAGCGATTGGGTATGCCCAGGATCTCGGGATTCCCTCTGGTGTCGCCCTATTTGCCGATATTGAACCAACCTATCCGGTAGATGCGGAATTTATCAGAGGATGGTTTGAAACGATTTCTGCGTCCTCTTATGAATCAGGGATCTATGGAATCTTCGATCCGCAAAGAGCTTTATATCAATCCTATAACGCAGCCGTTCAGAGTAATAACGCCATACTGGAAGAGAATTACATCTGGACCGCTTCACCAAATGTCGGAATCACAACTCAGGCCGAGGCACCAGAATTCAATCCAGAAGCACCGGAAGGCTCCCTGGCTCTTGCTTGGCAATATGGAATCGACGCAGACACGTGTAACATTGATACAAACCTTTTCGATGGTGAACTGTTAAAGGTATTATGGAAGCCTGGCTCATAA
- a CDS encoding DHHA1 domain-containing protein: MTMKQYYQDAYTKTFQTSIQDQRQDEHGGWYVVLEETSFYPTGGGQPHDTGTLNHHRVINVEEVNGEIRHYIEEPFEDISGEIEGQIDWDRRFDHMQQHAGQHILSAAFVEAFQYETISFHLGKEILTIDLDVMDITESEALEAEALANLVIQESRLIETRWITEAELSHYPLRKQPTVTDDIRLVIIPDFDYNGCGGTHPRSTSEVGAIKILDWEKHKGHIRLQFVCGNRVLEQLHRKHGLLRELTGVLQAPEENMRPVVDRLMAKQKDQEKALKGLKEVLLTYEAESLLGEGILQEGHTLIKKAYAERPIQELQKIVQHLVSKREDMLVLLVVQNDSKLQLVAAKGSTPSVNLRELGQKVFPMINGKGGGKESFVQGGGEALMSKEELLETLVQQI, encoded by the coding sequence ATGACAATGAAGCAGTACTATCAAGATGCTTATACTAAAACATTTCAAACATCGATTCAAGATCAGCGACAGGATGAACACGGAGGCTGGTACGTCGTGCTCGAAGAAACGTCATTCTACCCGACAGGCGGAGGTCAGCCCCATGATACTGGAACGTTAAATCACCACCGGGTCATCAATGTGGAAGAAGTGAACGGAGAAATCCGTCATTACATAGAAGAACCATTTGAGGATATCTCAGGGGAGATAGAAGGACAGATCGATTGGGACAGACGCTTTGATCATATGCAACAGCACGCAGGGCAGCATATTTTATCTGCCGCTTTTGTGGAAGCCTTCCAATATGAGACGATCAGTTTTCACTTAGGGAAGGAGATTTTAACCATCGATTTGGACGTCATGGATATAACTGAATCGGAGGCTCTGGAAGCAGAGGCATTAGCGAACCTTGTCATTCAAGAGAGCAGACTGATTGAAACAAGATGGATAACAGAAGCGGAATTGTCCCACTATCCATTAAGAAAGCAGCCGACCGTCACTGACGATATCCGATTAGTGATCATCCCGGATTTTGATTACAACGGATGCGGAGGTACCCATCCCCGTTCTACCAGTGAAGTAGGAGCGATTAAGATACTCGATTGGGAAAAGCATAAAGGACATATTCGATTGCAATTTGTGTGTGGGAATCGGGTGCTTGAGCAGTTGCACCGAAAACATGGTCTCTTAAGAGAATTGACGGGGGTATTGCAGGCTCCTGAAGAAAATATGAGACCGGTCGTCGATCGGTTAATGGCAAAACAAAAAGACCAGGAAAAGGCACTGAAGGGACTGAAGGAAGTTCTTTTGACGTATGAAGCGGAGAGTTTACTTGGCGAAGGAATTCTGCAAGAAGGACATACATTGATTAAGAAAGCGTACGCAGAGCGTCCCATCCAAGAGCTACAGAAAATCGTTCAACACCTCGTCTCTAAGAGAGAAGATATGCTTGTGTTATTGGTTGTGCAAAATGATTCAAAACTTCAGCTCGTAGCGGCGAAGGGGTCTACTCCAAGTGTTAACTTAAGGGAGCTTGGTCAAAAAGTCTTTCCTATGATTAACGGGAAAGGCGGAGGAAAGGAGTCGTTTGTGCAAGGTGGGGGAGAGGCTCTTATGAGTAAGGAAGAGCTTCTTGAAACACTGGTACAACAAATATAG
- a CDS encoding nicotinate phosphoribosyltransferase produces MTNYADDSLALHTDLYQINMTKAYWDDDFHNRKAVFEVFFRKLPFGNGYAVFAGLERIIEYVKKFHFSESDIEYLRELGYEEEFLQYLADLRFTGTIRSMQEGEIAFGNVPLIRVEAPLAQAQILETAILNIVNYQTLIATKANRIKQVVQDEVVMEFGTRRAHELDAAIWGTRAAYIGGFDATSNVRAGKLFGIPVSGTHAHSMVQAYQDDYQAFHKYAESHKDCVFLVDTYDTLKSGVPTAIRVAKELGDRIHFKGIRLDSGDMAYLSKKARKMLDEAGFTETKIIASNDLDEYTILNLKAQGARIDVWGVGTKLITAYDQPALGAVYKLASIENESGEMEDTIKISSNAEKVSTPGLKKVYRIINTVNHKSEGEYIALEHENPQNESRLKMFHPVHTYISKFITNFEARELHEDIFKDGELVYESPSLESMRSFVNENLDLLWDEYKRSMNPEGYPVDLSEECWTNKMNLIQKVKEEVKEKFNKTM; encoded by the coding sequence ATGACGAACTATGCGGATGATAGTTTAGCTTTACATACAGATTTGTATCAGATTAATATGACGAAGGCGTATTGGGATGATGATTTCCATAATCGAAAGGCTGTTTTTGAAGTGTTCTTTCGAAAGCTGCCTTTTGGGAATGGATATGCGGTGTTTGCCGGGCTTGAACGGATCATTGAATATGTGAAAAAGTTTCATTTCTCTGAAAGTGATATTGAGTATTTAAGGGAATTGGGTTATGAAGAGGAGTTCCTTCAGTACTTAGCGGACCTTCGATTTACGGGGACGATCCGTTCGATGCAGGAAGGGGAGATCGCGTTCGGGAATGTTCCTCTTATCCGTGTCGAGGCTCCTTTGGCCCAGGCTCAGATACTGGAGACAGCGATCTTAAATATCGTGAACTATCAAACCCTGATTGCGACGAAGGCGAACCGGATCAAGCAAGTGGTCCAGGATGAAGTCGTGATGGAGTTTGGGACGAGACGGGCCCATGAACTGGATGCTGCCATTTGGGGGACGCGTGCGGCTTATATTGGCGGCTTTGATGCGACAAGTAATGTTCGGGCGGGTAAGTTATTTGGGATACCGGTATCAGGAACCCATGCCCATTCAATGGTTCAGGCATATCAGGATGACTATCAGGCCTTCCATAAATACGCTGAGAGCCATAAGGACTGTGTGTTTTTAGTGGATACTTACGATACATTGAAATCCGGTGTACCTACGGCCATCAGAGTAGCAAAAGAGCTTGGCGACCGGATTCATTTCAAGGGTATTCGTCTGGACAGCGGTGATATGGCTTACTTATCCAAGAAAGCCCGTAAAATGCTTGATGAAGCAGGTTTTACCGAAACAAAGATCATTGCGTCAAATGACCTGGATGAATATACGATACTGAATTTAAAAGCCCAAGGGGCCCGGATTGATGTGTGGGGTGTGGGGACGAAGCTGATCACCGCCTATGATCAACCAGCTTTAGGTGCTGTATATAAACTCGCTTCCATTGAAAACGAGTCGGGGGAAATGGAAGATACCATTAAAATATCGAGTAATGCCGAGAAGGTTTCAACTCCTGGACTCAAAAAGGTTTATCGTATCATCAATACGGTTAATCATAAATCAGAAGGGGAATATATTGCCCTGGAGCATGAAAATCCTCAAAATGAAAGCCGACTGAAAATGTTTCATCCTGTGCACACCTATATCAGTAAATTCATCACCAATTTCGAAGCGAGAGAGCTTCACGAGGATATTTTTAAAGATGGGGAGCTGGTTTATGAATCTCCGTCACTTGAATCAATGAGATCCTTTGTGAATGAAAACCTCGACCTGTTGTGGGACGAGTATAAACGTTCCATGAACCCAGAGGGATATCCCGTGGATTTAAGTGAAGAATGCTGGACAAACAAAATGAATCTGATTCAAAAGGTTAAGGAAGAGGTAAAAGAGAAATTCAACAAAACGATGTAA
- the nadE gene encoding ammonia-dependent NAD(+) synthetase, which translates to MDSLQKQIVEEMMVTPEIDPQKEIRRSVDFMKSYLKKHSFLKSLVLGISGGQDSTLLGKLAQMAINEMNEESGSSDYAFYAVRLPYGEQGDAEDAIDAVEFISPSVSLTVNIQPAVDASVETLSKNGIHLSDFVKGNEKARERMKVQFAIAAMKDGVVLGTDHSAEAVTGFYTKYGDGAADLVPLFRLNKRQGKMLLMELGCPEHLYNKKPTADLEEDRPQLPDEEALGVTYDQLDDYLEGKEVPLEAKKAIEGHYLKTQHKRHLPVTVFDDFWK; encoded by the coding sequence ATGGATTCTCTTCAAAAGCAAATTGTAGAAGAAATGATGGTAACCCCGGAAATCGATCCGCAAAAAGAAATACGTCGCAGTGTTGATTTTATGAAATCGTATTTGAAAAAGCATTCATTTTTGAAAAGCCTGGTCCTTGGCATTTCAGGTGGCCAGGATTCTACTTTATTAGGAAAACTTGCACAGATGGCGATTAACGAGATGAACGAGGAATCAGGGTCATCGGATTATGCCTTTTACGCAGTGAGACTTCCATACGGTGAGCAGGGAGATGCCGAGGACGCCATTGATGCGGTCGAGTTCATCAGTCCATCCGTTTCTTTGACGGTTAATATCCAGCCGGCGGTTGATGCCAGTGTTGAAACATTAAGTAAAAATGGGATTCATCTTTCCGACTTTGTAAAAGGCAACGAAAAAGCTCGGGAGCGGATGAAGGTTCAATTCGCCATTGCTGCCATGAAGGATGGTGTTGTCCTGGGTACCGATCATTCTGCTGAAGCGGTTACCGGCTTCTATACGAAGTATGGTGATGGAGCGGCAGACCTGGTTCCACTTTTCCGACTTAATAAACGACAAGGGAAGATGCTCTTAATGGAGCTGGGTTGTCCGGAACACTTGTACAACAAGAAACCAACGGCAGACCTTGAGGAAGACCGTCCGCAACTTCCGGATGAAGAGGCGCTGGGGGTCACATACGATCAGCTGGATGATTACTTGGAAGGTAAAGAAGTACCTCTTGAAGCGAAGAAAGCCATTGAAGGTCATTATTTGAAAACGCAGCATAAACGTCATCTGCCTGTTACGGTGTTTGATGATTTTTGGAAATAA
- a CDS encoding MoxR family ATPase, whose product MSFEMVNPKLQSIIDNIEKVMIGKRKVAELSVVSLLAGGHVLLEDVPGVGKTMMVRALAKSVGASFKRIQFTPDLLPSDVIGVSIYNPKEMEFTFRPGPIMGNIILADEINRTSPKTQSALLEGMEESSVTIDGMTRKLDKPFFVMATQNPIEYEGTYPLPEAQLDRFLLKMKMGYPEPEEEMEVLHRAQKNPPIDELEPVMTLEELRYIQGEVKDVLVDDTIKKYIVEIANRTRIHANVYLGASPRGSIALMKACQAYAFLRGRDYVVPDDVQYLAPFVFSHRIIMKSEARYEGITPEEVVERVMARIPVPVQRLVR is encoded by the coding sequence ATGTCATTTGAAATGGTGAATCCGAAGTTGCAAAGTATCATTGATAATATAGAAAAAGTCATGATTGGAAAGAGGAAGGTAGCGGAGCTGAGCGTAGTGTCCCTGTTAGCTGGTGGACATGTGCTGCTTGAGGATGTTCCGGGCGTTGGGAAAACGATGATGGTCCGGGCACTTGCTAAGTCGGTGGGGGCGAGCTTTAAGCGAATTCAGTTTACACCGGATTTATTGCCCTCTGATGTAATTGGTGTCTCGATATATAACCCGAAGGAAATGGAATTTACGTTCAGGCCCGGTCCGATCATGGGGAACATTATCTTAGCGGATGAAATTAATCGAACGTCTCCGAAGACACAATCTGCTTTACTCGAAGGAATGGAAGAGAGCAGCGTAACGATAGACGGGATGACCAGAAAGCTTGATAAGCCTTTCTTCGTTATGGCGACCCAAAATCCGATTGAGTATGAAGGGACGTATCCTCTGCCTGAGGCGCAGCTTGACCGCTTCTTATTAAAGATGAAAATGGGATATCCTGAACCGGAAGAAGAGATGGAGGTTCTGCATCGTGCCCAGAAAAACCCGCCGATCGATGAGTTGGAGCCTGTGATGACCCTTGAGGAATTGAGGTATATTCAAGGAGAAGTGAAGGATGTATTGGTCGATGACACCATCAAGAAATACATTGTCGAAATCGCGAATCGAACTCGGATTCACGCCAATGTTTATTTAGGAGCGAGTCCACGTGGTTCGATTGCGTTAATGAAGGCATGTCAGGCTTATGCATTTTTAAGAGGGAGGGATTATGTGGTCCCAGACGATGTTCAATACTTGGCTCCGTTTGTTTTCTCTCACCGAATCATTATGAAGTCAGAAGCGAGATATGAAGGCATCACCCCGGAAGAAGTAGTGGAGAGAGTGATGGCGCGTATCCCGGTTCCCGTACAAAGGCTTGTGAGATAG
- a CDS encoding DUF58 domain-containing protein has product MKTKFQFIKPLGKFILLLILVGISFSYAMFQGGFVSWFLFYSFLPFALYAVLVFLYPLSEFYVERGFESNEYKAGDELKVTITLSRKIPFPLFYMVLEDVVTDSVFHHSGFQKAKAMIHPGFRKRIKLTYYIEKLPRGEHIFSAARLRTGDFFGVFEKEATVECTNKLLVYPSFVDVPYRPLENRYDQGMTASNVKIQKDTTMATGIRDYQPGDRFSWIHWKTFARTNELMTKEFEERQSHDVLIVLDREASSAFEEMVTFTASMIRSILKKGAQVGLVSIGEDHVSFPIRGGEEHQSQLYYHLAKVRQDSPYALGKILQGEGLNYSQSAAVLFVTSSVSKKMIMSANEYAKRNSSVVIFLVKRKGDVYTAEEKSLKAYASSRGIRMKVCFEGDFSSAFMEVKRA; this is encoded by the coding sequence ATGAAGACGAAATTTCAATTTATTAAACCACTTGGGAAGTTCATACTGCTGCTCATCCTGGTAGGGATCTCGTTTTCGTATGCGATGTTCCAGGGGGGATTTGTCAGCTGGTTTTTGTTTTATAGCTTTCTACCGTTTGCTCTCTATGCTGTTCTCGTATTCTTATATCCTCTTTCGGAGTTTTATGTAGAGAGGGGGTTCGAATCGAATGAGTACAAAGCCGGGGATGAGTTGAAGGTTACGATCACCCTTTCCCGTAAAATACCCTTTCCCTTATTTTACATGGTGTTAGAGGATGTGGTAACGGATTCCGTGTTTCATCATTCCGGTTTTCAAAAGGCGAAAGCGATGATTCACCCTGGATTCAGGAAACGAATCAAGCTTACGTATTACATAGAAAAGCTGCCTCGTGGAGAGCATATTTTCTCCGCTGCACGGCTCCGTACAGGTGATTTCTTTGGCGTATTTGAAAAGGAAGCAACGGTGGAGTGTACCAATAAGCTCTTGGTCTATCCGTCGTTTGTGGATGTACCTTACCGTCCTTTAGAAAATCGCTATGATCAAGGGATGACCGCTTCAAATGTGAAGATTCAAAAAGACACCACCATGGCAACGGGTATACGTGACTATCAACCAGGGGACCGCTTCTCATGGATTCATTGGAAAACCTTTGCCAGAACAAATGAACTGATGACGAAAGAGTTTGAGGAGCGTCAATCCCATGATGTTCTGATTGTATTGGACCGGGAGGCGTCGTCTGCTTTTGAAGAAATGGTGACGTTCACGGCTTCTATGATTCGCTCCATTTTGAAAAAAGGGGCTCAAGTCGGCCTTGTCTCAATCGGGGAAGATCATGTCTCATTTCCGATTCGCGGTGGGGAAGAACACCAAAGCCAGCTTTATTATCATTTAGCGAAAGTCAGGCAGGACAGCCCTTACGCTTTAGGAAAAATCCTTCAAGGAGAGGGCTTGAATTACTCTCAATCTGCCGCAGTGCTGTTTGTAACTTCATCTGTTTCGAAGAAGATGATTATGAGTGCGAATGAATATGCGAAGCGGAATAGTTCGGTTGTCATCTTTTTAGTGAAGCGAAAAGGGGACGTTTATACGGCTGAGGAGAAATCATTGAAAGCCTATGCTTCCTCCCGTGGTATTCGAATGAAGGTATGCTTTGAAGGGGACTTCTCTTCAGCCTTTATGGAGGTGAAACGGGCATGA
- a CDS encoding transglutaminaseTgpA domain-containing protein translates to MSIETPKHRVFTVMIYLFGFLLLWEWLKPLQVVTDTGSLTYFIVFIALSLVLSYLRIHYFITAPVKILFILFSLHGLYYHTGSFFSLTWLKEFGNDLWLNIGLTLGREWPSLSFEYRSLLFFILLWLMTYLIYYWLAVRKTILLFYVMTVTYVCLIDTFTIYEGDKAIIRVVIFGFLLMGLLALERLVQKENLLGAKMSRHRWIVPLTVMLGLSLIVAFAAPKADPIWPDPVPYIQSFAEGAGGSGVNKIGYDEDDSELGGPFVGDPTVIFNAEVTREHYWRIETKDLYTGKGWEQSIPDGQQAAAPFESEEMVPFTTNEPDGERELETERVMVERTYSHVVYPYGIERIIGNEEGYFSFDPVNEKVTSYEGEDETIKLEDYELSYRSPSYSQKKMKAANEGQEIMQNPEFVDRYTQLPETTPQRVKDLAFEITSGEDNWYDKVRAIENYFSKEAYVYDQFDVPVPEEGQDYVDQFLFETQRGYCDNFSTSMVVLVRALGIPARWAKGYTEGEYSRQVDTTYKLYEVSNNNAHSWVEVFFPEVGWVPFEPTVGFSNNVSYQYDLDVPEADNSEVPVPEKEETPKQPIQPEEDDSRAAGSGFSLSKLWDDMQTFFVENWGKLVMGFILLLIIAIALYVVRRRWMPYVLIFYYRRKSSDGAFSEAYLSLIKQLERYGLKMDDGQTLRGYSRYIDSFFGTHEMTSLTNNYERILYGQRQAEEDWPKMRELWENLIKRTTG, encoded by the coding sequence ATGAGTATTGAAACACCGAAACACCGGGTTTTTACGGTTATGATTTATCTGTTTGGATTCCTGCTTCTATGGGAGTGGTTGAAGCCCCTTCAGGTTGTGACGGATACAGGGAGTTTGACGTACTTCATCGTATTTATTGCTCTATCCCTCGTCCTGTCGTATTTAAGAATTCATTATTTCATAACGGCACCGGTTAAAATCCTTTTTATTTTGTTTAGCCTTCATGGGTTGTACTATCATACAGGATCTTTCTTTTCTCTTACGTGGCTGAAAGAGTTTGGGAATGATTTGTGGCTGAATATCGGATTGACGCTTGGGCGCGAGTGGCCAAGCCTTTCATTTGAGTACAGGAGCTTATTATTCTTTATTTTGCTATGGCTGATGACGTACTTGATTTATTACTGGTTAGCTGTACGAAAAACGATTCTTCTCTTTTATGTGATGACTGTAACATATGTTTGCCTTATTGATACCTTCACCATATATGAAGGGGATAAAGCGATTATCCGAGTGGTCATTTTCGGCTTTCTCTTAATGGGACTGTTGGCACTTGAACGACTGGTTCAGAAGGAGAATCTGCTTGGAGCCAAGATGAGCCGTCACCGCTGGATTGTGCCCCTTACCGTTATGCTTGGGTTGAGCTTGATTGTCGCTTTTGCAGCTCCTAAAGCGGATCCCATCTGGCCGGACCCCGTTCCATATATTCAATCCTTTGCTGAGGGAGCCGGGGGCAGCGGAGTGAACAAAATAGGTTATGATGAAGATGATTCAGAGCTTGGGGGTCCCTTTGTCGGTGATCCTACTGTCATTTTCAATGCTGAAGTCACGAGAGAACACTACTGGAGAATTGAAACGAAGGATTTATATACAGGCAAGGGCTGGGAGCAATCCATTCCTGATGGCCAGCAGGCTGCCGCCCCTTTTGAATCAGAGGAAATGGTTCCCTTTACAACCAACGAACCGGATGGAGAACGGGAATTGGAAACAGAGAGGGTAATGGTGGAACGAACCTATTCTCATGTTGTCTATCCTTATGGGATAGAAAGAATAATCGGAAATGAAGAAGGTTATTTCTCCTTTGATCCCGTTAACGAAAAGGTTACAAGTTATGAAGGGGAAGACGAAACCATTAAATTAGAGGATTATGAACTTTCCTACCGTTCACCTTCTTATTCTCAAAAGAAGATGAAAGCAGCTAATGAAGGTCAGGAAATCATGCAGAATCCTGAATTTGTGGACCGCTATACACAACTTCCGGAAACGACTCCCCAGCGTGTGAAGGACTTGGCTTTTGAGATTACATCGGGAGAAGATAATTGGTACGACAAAGTCAGGGCGATCGAGAATTATTTTTCGAAAGAAGCTTATGTGTATGACCAATTTGACGTTCCGGTTCCTGAGGAAGGACAGGATTACGTTGATCAGTTCTTATTTGAAACCCAGAGAGGATACTGTGATAACTTCTCTACTTCCATGGTTGTGTTAGTCCGGGCTCTTGGCATTCCGGCAAGATGGGCAAAGGGATATACAGAAGGGGAATACAGTAGACAAGTGGATACGACGTATAAGCTGTATGAAGTGTCCAATAATAATGCTCACTCCTGGGTGGAGGTATTCTTCCCTGAGGTAGGTTGGGTTCCGTTTGAGCCTACTGTTGGATTCAGTAATAACGTATCATATCAGTATGACCTGGATGTACCTGAGGCGGATAACAGCGAAGTCCCTGTTCCGGAGAAAGAGGAAACACCGAAACAGCCGATTCAACCTGAAGAGGATGATTCTCGAGCGGCTGGAAGCGGTTTTTCTCTGTCGAAGCTTTGGGATGACATGCAAACATTCTTTGTGGAAAACTGGGGCAAGCTTGTCATGGGATTCATACTCCTGCTTATCATAGCAATCGCATTGTACGTTGTAAGAAGACGCTGGATGCCGTATGTCCTGATTTTCTATTATCGCAGAAAATCATCGGATGGCGCATTTTCCGAAGCCTATCTTTCTTTAATCAAACAGCTTGAAAGATACGGACTGAAAATGGATGACGGACAAACATTAAGAGGCTATTCGAGATATATCGACTCATTCTTCGGTACCCATGAAATGACGAGCCTGACCAATAATTATGAACGTATTTTATATGGTCAGAGGCAAGCGGAAGAAGATTGGCCGAAGATGAGAGAATTATGGGAAAATTTAATTAAAAGGACAACTGGTTGA
- the guaA gene encoding glutamine-hydrolyzing GMP synthase, translating into MLGKEELHNQEMIVVLDFGSQYNQLITRRIREFGVYSELHPHTVTLEEIKEMNPTGIIFSGGPNSVYGEDAFRCDERIFDLDIPILGICYGMQLMTMHFGGKVERAKHREYGKAAINIEKQSKLFSNLPEEQVVWMSHGDLVVEAPEGFDVNATNPSCPIASMSNEEKGLYAVQFHPEVRHSVHGNEMLKNFVFEVCGCAGDWSMENFIEIEMEKIRQTVGDKKVLCALSGGVDSSVVAVLIHKAIGDQLTCIFVDHGLLRKGEADSVMKTFADGFNMNVIKVDAQDRFLNKLKGISDPEQKRKIIGNEFIYVFDDEATKLKGIEYLAQGTLYTDIIESGTATAQTIKSHHNVGGLPEDMQFTLIEPLNTLFKDEVRALGSELGIPDEIVWRQPFPGPGLGIRVLGEISEQKLEIVRESDYILRDEIKKAGLDRDIWQYFTVLPDIRSVGVMGDARTYDYTIGIRAVTSIDGMTSDWARIPWDVLEKISTRIVNEVDHINRVVYDVTSKPPATIEWE; encoded by the coding sequence ATGCTTGGTAAAGAAGAATTGCACAATCAAGAAATGATCGTCGTTTTAGACTTTGGAAGTCAATACAATCAATTAATCACACGAAGAATTCGTGAATTTGGTGTTTACAGTGAGCTCCACCCGCATACAGTTACCCTGGAAGAGATTAAGGAAATGAACCCGACAGGTATCATTTTCTCCGGCGGTCCGAACAGTGTCTATGGTGAAGACGCGTTCCGTTGTGATGAGCGCATCTTTGATTTGGACATCCCGATTCTTGGTATTTGCTATGGGATGCAGCTAATGACGATGCACTTTGGCGGTAAGGTAGAACGCGCGAAGCACCGTGAATACGGGAAAGCGGCTATCAATATTGAAAAGCAGTCCAAGCTATTTTCTAACCTTCCCGAGGAGCAAGTCGTATGGATGAGTCATGGAGATCTTGTTGTAGAAGCTCCTGAAGGCTTTGATGTGAATGCAACAAACCCTTCTTGTCCGATTGCTTCCATGAGTAACGAAGAAAAAGGCTTGTATGCTGTTCAGTTCCATCCTGAGGTTCGTCACTCAGTGCACGGAAATGAAATGCTGAAAAACTTCGTATTCGAAGTGTGCGGCTGTGCAGGCGACTGGTCCATGGAGAATTTCATCGAAATTGAAATGGAGAAGATCCGTCAAACAGTTGGAGATAAAAAAGTCCTTTGCGCATTAAGCGGAGGAGTGGATTCTTCTGTTGTTGCCGTTTTAATCCATAAAGCGATCGGCGATCAATTAACATGTATCTTCGTCGACCACGGTCTTCTTCGTAAAGGTGAAGCGGACAGCGTAATGAAGACATTCGCTGATGGCTTTAACATGAATGTGATTAAAGTAGATGCTCAAGATCGTTTCTTAAATAAACTTAAAGGTATTTCCGACCCTGAGCAAAAACGTAAAATCATCGGGAATGAATTTATTTACGTGTTTGATGATGAAGCAACTAAGTTAAAGGGTATCGAGTATCTTGCTCAAGGTACCTTATATACAGACATCATTGAAAGTGGAACAGCCACTGCCCAGACAATCAAATCTCACCACAATGTTGGTGGACTGCCTGAAGACATGCAGTTCACACTTATTGAGCCATTGAACACGTTATTCAAAGATGAAGTGCGCGCATTGGGATCTGAACTGGGTATTCCAGATGAAATCGTATGGCGTCAACCATTCCCTGGTCCTGGTCTGGGCATTCGTGTACTTGGTGAAATTTCTGAGCAGAAGCTTGAAATCGTTCGTGAGTCTGATTACATCCTCCGTGATGAAATCAAGAAAGCGGGACTTGATCGAGACATCTGGCAATACTTCACTGTGCTCCCTGACATCAGAAGCGTCGGAGTAATGGGAGATGCCAGAACATATGACTACACGATTGGAATCCGTGCTGTAACATCCATTGATGGTATGACCTCAGATTGGGCTCGTATCCCTTGGGATGTACTGGAGAAAATCTCGACGCGTATCGTAAACGAGGTCGATCATATCAACCGCGTCGTGTATGATGTGACGAGTAAGCCACCTGCAACGATTGAGTGGGAATAG